CAAATAACAATCGCTCGCGGCGGTTTCGAAGATTTCAGCGTCAATCCTCGAAGCGATGCGTTTCAGTACTTGTTTCGCCGTTTGGATCCACGATTCCAGGATCTGATGCGTCGTGAAAAGCGTTGCGTTCTCGTGGTTCTCGATGCAGTGGTCGTACGGGCTCCTTTTCAGCGCGTGGAGGTCGTTTGGCTTGCAAACGGAGTCGTAGTCGAGGCTCGGTTTGCCGGACAAGTTCGGCTCTCCTAAACCTAGAGTGTACGGACAACGCCTCATCTCGCACTCAATGGTGTAAAGGATTTTCTGCGCGGCATCTTCAGATTTCTGCCACGTGGCGAGTCGAGGCAACAAGCTGTCTTTGCTGGTTCGGCTGACCACCGTTGTTTCTCCATGAAGCTTCCAGACCTCGGCGGAGCTGCTCTCGCGAGCTAGTACTCCGTTCGAAGAAGTTAGATCGAAGATTGGCGCCGTGCCAGCGGCCGTTTTGTCCTCGTTTTCGTCCTCGCAAAGCATGGCGATGAGTTCGATCTGACTCGTGGTGAGTGACTCGAGTCGACGCTTCCATTCGCGACGGTTCGAATACGATCTAGGATCAGACAAAACAATCGAAATAAACCTGAATGTGATCTCGAGAGCATGCAAAGCTGGCTTCAAAACGCGCTCGTTTTGCCAAGCTGGAAACTCCTTTGTCTCCCAGAACTTCCTCAACTCCGGTAGCCGGAGATAATAATCGTAAGCGGAGGAAGCCGAAGCTGAAGTCGAAAGTGGAGATGAAATATTGGAGAAGCGAAACGGCGTAGGAATCGAAACCTGAAGCTTATTAGAAAGTTTTGGGGATTTGTTTGGGATATCGGAAGAGACCATCTTCGCTTTCCAATCTAAATCAACCATTTTCTGGAAACgaatgagaaaaaagaaaatggattgtaattttattttccttCAGTTTTGGTATTTTAGATTCACTAGACGGATATGGTGTGTATAAATAGGGCGGGCGTTTGGGGTAATAGGAAAATGGCGTGTGGAAACGTCGAGGTTTTTGAAAATGATTTCTTTTCTTTgcgggaaaaaaaaaaaaaatgaacctTATCCAAAAATTCAGACCGAAGTTTGGCCTTGTTGGAATGGGTTGTGGTAAAAGTGGGAGAGAACAGTTTCAAGTTGGACTTGGGTCGTTTCTAATGTCCCGCTGAGAGCGTTTCTTCTTAGCTGATCCACTCACCTCATACCGCCACTAATTCACcaaattcattttataattttaaaatacgcATTTTGGACGTCAACTAACCAAATAGTCTGTTTCTTTTTACATATTGAAATATTCCTTCATACATTAACTCGTCCAAAGGATGCCAAATTAACATTCAAACATAGAGAAGAGTCAACTGGTAAATGAAGAAATGAATTGGCAGTGTCGTTGCTGATGTTTGACTATCACAAAGAAACAGAGAGACAGACTAGCCCTCCAGTCGGGTCAAATCTCAAACGCTACcttatttttccaaatttatgCCTGTCCCTATCCTCTCCTCTgccgaaaattataattaattaaaaaacttcAAACTTACCGctgcttttttttttgctttcttaTTTTTTGGTTGTTGGGTTAAAGTGAAAACGACGGCCGCCCACCTTTTTGATTCACTTGAAAGCTgctcaaaatttcaatttactTTCTCTCTTAACCAACGCCAAAAATTAATTGCACTAttaatatatcaataaaattttcattaagtgataaatttaatgttttattaatttaattagttaaatctttttttatatttttttgttttttatttttaattaatataatttattttaattaaaaattatttaattaattcgtGGATTCAACAAGGGTTTTTGTTAATAATATAGGTATTAAATTTAAATCGATTTTTTCTCCGAGCCGGTAGAACCGAAATGTTATCCAAACACGGTAGCGCATTGTTGCGCCTAATAATCACGCGTCCCCAAACACGTGGCTCTTCTTTATTGGTTAACATCCATCATGCTTGTCACGTGCATCACCCACTAACCCCTCTTTCTCCTGTCGGCTCCTATCAGGTTCATTTGGCGGTGCAGAACAGAGAATTTGGGTCTTGGCACGTGGCATTTAATTGCCTTGTGCGATCAGCTTTAACCCGTTGATCTATGGAGCGCCGCCTAATAAATCCTTACAAACTTATGACATTTGGCGAAAAACGAAGTTTATAATTATCTTAAAAGCAAAATAGAAATTATATGAAAAGAATAATGGGGTATGTTATGTATGGGGCAATGTAATGTGGTGGTGTTGGTTTGACTTGGAAGATAGGAATGGTTTTCTTGAAAAGGGAGCCTATTTCAAGGCTGATTTCATGGGGTAACATGCACCATCATGAATcttattaatctttttattatccAATTTTAGATAAGGAAGAATATAAAAAGaagttgaattttaaattatttgatagtGTAGAAGAATATAAAATTCAACGTGtttaaaagattgaaaaaaaattgcCAACAAATTCtatatatttgtataaaaaagAGTTGATGAAGTTTACGTAACAAAATTGATTGAGATTCCCTAAACTCTAATCCTTAAAATACTATCAATAGCATTTTCTGTTGGGCTAAGGAAACGATTGGTTGGGGTTAACTCTGTCATGCGTAATTTATAAACTTGACGAGTCAGGGAAGGGGGGGGGGGGAGGCTTACAACTTGCATATTAAAACCACCCCGCccagttttatttttcttttaattttagttagaaaaaaaatagaaaatcgccatggttttgttagaaaatttatttcataaattaaatccaccaactcatatatatataaagtagaTACTTGGGACGTTTAATCTAACTTAGCATATGACATAAAAAAGGAAAAGCGAGTAGGTGGCTGTAATTGGTAAATAACATAAATGATTTCacatactatatgaatgaaaatatttatatatgaaatttttatataaaattatatatcgaaatattttttgtttaaattttatacttGGTTAGCAAATTACGgaaagatatttttataattaaaataagttatattatttgagaataatttagcttttttattttaataaaaaccagtaaaattatatatacattgggattttaattcatatcaattgaattagtaaaaccttaaatttatcactcaaccaaaattttattttattatttttatatttttttaatctatgcTATTATAAAACCCTTGACCGaattggtgtcacaagtcaactcgaCACTAACTCACGATTGATGATAAAACCATGATAAATAACTGTAGTGCATTTAGTATTATTTATCTGATATATTTGTgtgtttaaatatcattttaaataatttaatctaatttttttattttaatattgtacttatttcattttttattatgattaattagtttcaaatcatatgtttctttatatgttatttttaaatacacattTGTGTTCTAAATCTGTAATTTCTACACACATACATATGTGATAGGATTTCTAGTTCTTGTTATGTGTACGTATTTTCTagataaaatatagaaaaaaaattaaatgcctTAAAATTTATAGGTATGATGATAAATTTACCTTATAAAATTTACGTCTTTTGTCACATCCGCCCGAATTTTATTTTTGGATCCTTTGAACCCTAATCTTCAAATTTTAGTCAAGCTACTTTTTTTAGATGGAAAAGTTGCCTTCACTATTAAAATCTTGATGGTACTAACGTAATAACTCGTGTAACAATTAACATATacttcataaaaattcagaaatacttcataaaaatatatatccaTGTGAGCAAAAGCAATGAAGTATACATAGATTATTACGTAAGCTACCACATCAGTGTAGgtgaaattttaacaattaaataagttttttttttgcaaaaaaaataatCTATTAAAATTATAAGGTTTAGAGCTAAAAtgatccaaaaataaaattagggTCAAAGTGACAAACATTAaaagctaaatttatcattatgtcaaaataatattaattgcattgtaaaaaaaaataacttttaaataatttcacacTGATTTGAGACCATGATACCAATTTACTTAAAGCCCTAATATATATAGTATAGATTGTGagataaattcataaaattactTTCTCATTTGTTAATAAGTCCAGAGTTAGATTAACCAACcattaatacaaaaataaaataactaaaaatagaaaaatgtataaTTGAAAGAAAATGAGATGGAAGCTGCACCTATCTATCCTTATTACAAATCTTTTCCATGAATTAGGTTAATTGGATATCAACTcagttgaaaaaatatatatacatttcattttaaatgataacaaatagTATTAAGACAATGACTCcatctttttattatcttttcataactttttaaatatatagtATCTGAAATTTTACCTCGCATTTTGGACTAAACAGTGTATGACCTTGCAACAAGAAAGTGTTATTCGTCCCAACAAGCAATTGATGTCATGATGAGAAGAAAGCCCTCGACCTGACAATACGATGCCACGTCATGACGTGACAATGTGCAACTTAAGTTTTTCGATTTTcttctcccagttaaactctgtttttagttttccacttaaactCTGATTTCCTAGGGTTGTTGTAGTCATATATGCTACGAATTTCGGCTTATAAATAAGCCTTAGTTACTCTAGATTCACACACAACAAAAATATTCAGATTGAGAGAATTCTGTTCTTTGTTTTGAAAGGTTTTGTTTTAGGGAATCTGGGTTTTTCTTTAATActttccatcttttgtactctcatttattatagtgaaatctcctTTTGCCTGGTTTTTTATCCTCATTTGAAGAATTTTTTCTATGTAAAATTTATGTGTTCGATCTTTtcgattttattatatttaattttttgttgcaTACACAGGTTAATTCCCTACAAAATAGTATCAGAACTAGTTCAGTTTCCATATTCATCCTGTTCAGAGATGGCAACATCAAGGTTTGATATCGACAAGTTTGACGGCATTGCAAATTTTAGTCTATGGCAAGTTCGCATGTCAGCAATTTTGATTCAGAGTGATCTTGAGAGGATCCTTGTAGCGAGGAAACCTGATGACTTGGAACTGTAACctcccaaactcagcctagatgTTACGACCGAATCATGAAGGTCACATTAGACACCTTAGTATCGAACCTACTCTAACGACAATTTAAAACCTTCAAGTACTCTTTTTTATAAAATCGTGGTTTCTACTGTTAACTTTGGAAAACGTTCATTTACTTAGTCCAACTATGCTTTAGTCAAATTAGTGAATTCGGTGAATTTTTATAAAACCTAATTGTCGACattggtttagaaaaataattttgaataccTTCTTAGCAGCGGAAAAATATCATTACTAGCTAGTCAAATTATTAACTTAGCCATGTATCATGCATAGCCCAATTTCAATATGCAATATCCGTAAAACTAATCCAAGTATGAGTGTCATGCATGCATGGTAATCCCCAAAACACAAACAGTCCCAAACcatatttttaaataacttaCAATCCCAAAATTGATTAATAAAGATAATgagaaaataaaccaaaaataaaattaaagtaaaataatatgaagAAATTGAGTCTGAAGTCCGTCATACGTCTGCATGCCAATTCTGATCCTAAGTTCATTCATTACTTGAGAAGTTAAGGTAATGGGGTGAGCTTAACAAACTCAGTGTGAGACTAGACAAACATGCATTAAATACTCATTCAAGCAATTTATAGAGATACCTATAGCATATTCAAACATTATCAATAACAATTTAAATGCACATGATTGTGACAAATGCACATGTGAGATCCTATctataccatccgctacacaccacgagttcctcAGAACTCTTCTACCACTCCAACAAATGCgagcatagctcgatgtggtaaaaccaccaataatCAATAATGTAGAAAATCTACTGAATATCAAATAGTGCGATACAAtcgccaataacatataatatgcgatAGAATCGCCAATCCCCTCGATACTCCAAATGTGGTGTACTGACTACGAATACATGCAAACTTAATATGTCGCTGGTACTCCACGGAACTTCTCCGTCAACCATAAAATATCCCAACCTAATGCATATGTAATATGTCAcacaaactcatacatattcatatttcaatacttttcatatttatttgacaTGTTCAATATGTCTTCAacaatcacatactttcagtaaaagGAAACAGTGTTCCAACTTCCAAATTACCATTAATATGGTATctatcaatatcattcaatttcacatactttatgaATTTCATTGTACATAAATAACAACCTCGTGAATATACATCATAGCAAATATTccatgcatttaaatcatgcaTAAACCTAATATCTCAATAATTCATACCATTCAATCGAACATTATCATAATACAATTATGCATAACAATCTCAATCACACATTTATACTGTCaaattagcaattttgccaacacatCAATTTTTTAAAGCTCAAAACTTATCTGGTTTGCCACTcacaaaactaatattttggctACTAAGCCAATCCAATCCAATCAGCacgctaatttatcaaatataacatgacatttatcattatcaaacaaatttacAAGTTTAGACCCATACCTTATTTCTTGCTTCTtcgcagcacactagcgaatctttcGATTTTTCTTAATAAATTCTTATActaaccta
The genomic region above belongs to Gossypium hirsutum isolate 1008001.06 chromosome D05, Gossypium_hirsutum_v2.1, whole genome shotgun sequence and contains:
- the LOC107904145 gene encoding nematode resistance protein-like HSPRO2, with the protein product MVDLDWKAKMVSSDIPNKSPKLSNKLQVSIPTPFRFSNISSPLSTSASASSAYDYYLRLPELRKFWETKEFPAWQNERVLKPALHALEITFRFISIVLSDPRSYSNRREWKRRLESLTTSQIELIAMLCEDENEDKTAAGTAPIFDLTSSNGVLARESSSAEVWKLHGETTVVSRTSKDSLLPRLATWQKSEDAAQKILYTIECEMRRCPYTLGLGEPNLSGKPSLDYDSVCKPNDLHALKRSPYDHCIENHENATLFTTHQILESWIQTAKQVLKRIASRIDAEIFETAASDCYLMERIWKLLAEIEDLHLLMDPDDFLHLKSQLLIKPVNETEAFCFRSKGLVEITKMSKELKHKVPFILGVEVDPKGGPRIQEAAMRLYSEKQEGNKVFLVQALQAIEGALKRFFYGYKQVLVVVMGSLEAKGNRVVAGSGSVDSLSQVFLEPTYFPSLDAAKTYLGEFWNHELGGSGLTRWKK